Part of the Salvelinus sp. IW2-2015 linkage group LG7, ASM291031v2, whole genome shotgun sequence genome, GGTGAGTACAACGGCAAGCCCTTGAAGCAAACAATGCACACGTTTTTAATAAAGGAATATTGACTAAATTATACATTATTTCTAGTTGTTTAAATGGAATGTTAAATTGGTAACATGTGAAGTGATGGGGAAGATACTAGTTATGACACTATCTGACGGACTGACTTTTCTGATTGTTTGAAAATAATGTTTCCTCTCTCTTGCAGTGGGTACCTGAAATCACTCATCACTGTCCCAAGACACCATTCCTGCTGGTTGGAACTCAGATTGACCTGAGAGATGACCCTTCCACAGTAGAGAAGCTGGCCAAGAACAAACAGAAGCCCATCAGCCCTGAGACAGCTGAGAAGCTCGCCCGTGACCTGAAGGCAGTTAAATATGTTGAGTGCTCTGCCCTGACACAGGTGAGACTTCTATCTAAAACATATAGAAAATAGGGAATAGAGATATGACTTGCATAATAGCAACTTATGTTAGATGTGCATCTAGTCTgtgttgtctttgtgcttgtcttgcCTTCATTCTTTCTGTGTTAGTGGTGGCCTAGTATTGGAAACCCATCCGAATGCACTTTACTCTTGTATGTCTGCTAACTAACCTCTATCTAACACTGGTCAtattcccctctttctcctccctctctatagCGAGGTCTGAAGAATGTATTTGATGAAGCTATCCTAGCAGCTCTAGAACCCCCTGAAACCCAGAGAAAGTGCTGTCTGTTTTGACAGCGGTCTTTTAAAATATTTGCTTTGCCTTTGATCGTCTGCTGCGTCTTTTAATGTAAAGGAATGACTATTTGTCAAGTAAATAACCAAGATGCTCTATTTAAATGCTTGCCCATTAACTTCTTTCATTTCTATGTCGATTTTGTTTACACCTAGCCTAGTCATAATAGCCCATACTACCATGGCCTTCATGGCAAGGATGCTATCCTGTATTGTTCTATGGGAGAGAACATGTCCAGTTTGGCACTTAATTGGCAAGTTTACGTAAGGCTGCAGCTGAGTTTGTTTTCCTTTTAAAAGATGGTATTACCAGTTGTGGTTACACACTGCaaggtaaaaaatgtatttggtacattcatgttttgtgtttgcaGAAAGGACTAAAGAATGTGTTTGATGAGGCAATACTGGCTGCCCTGGAGCCTCCGGAACCCAAGAAGAGGCGCAAATGTGTGCTGCTCTGAGCATTTCCTCTCTTCTATTGGTTAGAGCATTTCATCAACACTACTTGGAGAAAAGCAAACCATTATTGCACAACGTTACTTCACTCCTATTGGTAACTGacacaaatattttaaaaatgtttgcaaagtaGTGTGTGAACTTAATTGATCTCTACTAGAACCTTTGAAATATAACCCTCTTATGTAATAGTACACATCATTCCTAGAGCCATCTCAGTATTTTTCAGTTAGGACTGCAGCCACCAATCTGTATCAGAGTGTGAAAGggtcacagacacacagctgatgATTGYGACCAGTGACAAGAGGACAAAACAATTTTACCTTCAATACTAATGATTCACTTTTTTCAGGTGTATGTGTTTTCATGAACACCCGAGGTGAACATAAATCCCCTTTCAATTGGGAAAGTGATAATAGATTATGTAACAGTCGGTAGTAACAATGATATGTTGGTGCCAACCCAGTTACAACATATATGCTATGTTTGTCAGGGCAGTAtagtagtttttttttgtcttttaaatcAAATGACTTGTCTGTCACATTGCATTCTAGGCACGTAAGTCTTTACTGCTCTGAATGAAACAGCTCATTGTTGCAGTGTAAAACCACCATGAGACTTTTGCTTTAGAATTTCACTCGGTCGACAGATTGTTCCTCCTTTGACAGGCACAGAATCTTACaggttgtttatttgttttatacaAAAATGTACATCTCCCGTTGTCACAATTTGAGTTTAAGTGAAtttcttgaaaatgtatcaaccaaatAAAGTTAAGAATTCAAGTGTGCAATCTTTTCTGATTCattctgagtaggagtgctgatatgcCCCTGATTTTAATTATTGGCTCTcagtatattgtattttcaggGGTTCTGGCATAGAGGATGAAACTCACTCCACACTAGTTGAAGAAACAAGGACAGTACACTTACATTTATTTAATATTCAAGAGGCAATCTCGACAGGATAGCAATACAACCAAATTAGCCTATATTATTGAATTCAAATGTATTAGTTTTACAAACAGTTATACAAACACTTGAAATAATGAATAATCTTCATACATAGTAAGGTAGTGCACCATGTTCTGTGTATCctcaatatatactgtacatgttaacAATTACATTCTTGTGTTAAGAAATAAAATGTTTACAAAAGTGTTCAACTACGTTTCTTAAGGTGTCATTTGTCaaagtgggtcagatgtttattCAAGTTCACTTTGCTTTCTCTcctttggtctgtctgtcttgtttaaAGCCTCCAAGCAATCtttttaataaaaatgaaatCATTGTCTAattcacctacagttgaagtcggaagtttacctacaccttagccaaatacatttactcagtttttcacaatccctgaaatttaatcctactgaaaattccctgtcgtaggtcagttaggatcaccactttcttttaagaatttgaaatgtcagaacgatttcagcttttatttaatcacattcccagtgggtcagaagtttacatacactcagtatttggtagcactgccttaattgtttaacttggggtggccttccacaaccttcccacaataagttgggtgaattttggcccattcctcctgacagagctggtgtaactgagtcaggtttgtaggcctcctaccgcgcacacgctttttcagttctgcccacaaattttctataggattgaggtcagggctttgtgatgtccactccaaaaccttgactttgttgRccttaagccattttgccacaactttggaagtatgcttggggtcattgtccatttggaagacccatttgcgaccaagctttaatttcttgactgatgtcttgagatgttgcttcaatatatccacataattttccttcctcatggtgccatccattttgtgaagtgcaccagtccctccagcagcaaagcatccccacaacatgatgctgccacctctgtgcttcacggttgggatggtgttcttcggcttgcaagcctccccctttttcatccaaacataacgatggtcattatggccaaacagttctatttttgtttcatcagaccagagaacatttcaccaaaaagtattatctttgtccccatgtgcagttgcaaaccatagtctggcttttttatggcggttttggagcagtggcttcttccttgctgagcggcctttcgggttatgtcgatataggactcgttttacaatggataaagatacttttgtacctgtttcctacagcatcttcacaaggtcctttgctgttgttctgggattgatttgcacttttcgcaccaaagtacattcagctctaggagacagaacacatcaccttcatgagcggtatgatggctgcgtggtccaatgatTTTTATacttacagatgaacatggtaccttcaggcatttggaaattgctcccaaggatgaaccagaggtctacaatagtttttctgaggtcttggctgatttcttttgattttcccatgatgtcaagcaaagaggcactgagtttgaaggtaggccttgaaatacatccacaggtatttcccgtggtcccgtgtggctcagttggtagagcatggcgcttgcaacgccagggttgtgggttcattccccacggggggaccaggatgaatatgtatgaactttccaatttgcaagtcgctctggataagagcgtctgctaaatgacttaaatgtaaatgtaaatgtaggtacacctccaattgactcaaatgatgtcaattagccgatcagaagcttctaaagccatgacattttctgtaactttccaagctgtttaaaggcagtcaacttagtgcatgtaaacttctgacccactggaattgtgatacagtgaattataagttaaataatctgtctgtaaataattgttgggaaaattatctgcgtcatgcacaaagtagatgtcctaaccgacttgccaaaactatagtttgttatcaagaaatgtgtggagtggttgaaaaacgagttttagggcctcccaggtggcgcagtggtctaaggcactgcatcgcagtgctagctgtgccaccagagattctgggttcgagcccaggctctgtcgcagccggccgcgaccgggaggccatggggcggcgcacaattggcccagcgtcgtccgagttaggccggcagggatatccttgtctcatcgcgcactaacgactcctgtggcgggccgggcgcagtgcacgctgaccaggtcgctaggtgtactgtgtttcctccgacacattggtgcggatggcttccgggttggatgtgcgctgtgtcaagaagcagtgcggcttggttgtgtttcggaggaagcatggctctcgaccttcgcctctcccgagtccgtacggaagttgcagcgatgagacaggaCAGTAACTACtacaaattggggagaaaaaggggggtaaaatatatatatatatatatatatttttttacgagttttaatgactccaacataagtgtatataaacttccgtcttcaactgtacattaccagtcaaaaggtgacacctcattccagggtttctttattttctgcattgtagaataatagtaaagacatcaaaactatgaaataacatatggaatcatgtaattaccaaaaaaaagtattaaatcaaaatatattttgagattcttcaaagtagccaccctttgccttgacgacagcagctagatgtggttgtaataaacagtGGTTTCTGTTTTCTTACTACAAATGTGGCTATATCCTTCTTAcggtttaagctacaaaatattctaaccccatcactgaaagataagactGAGGAACACGTTCttgtcttctgtttctctctacagTGTCCACAAGGACTCACtagaacagagtggacaaaaACAGGCACTAAATCAGACTAGGGGAAAATGAATAttaatatataaaaaagtatatattctATAGCTAGAATCATCTATATCCACATGGAAACAGGGTGCCAAaggcagaaaagacagaacaaggTGTACACTATGCTAAGGTACGTTTCAGATGCTAAAGTAAAGCTTGCAGGTGGGCACAATATTCACATGTCACCTCTTGGGAGTAAATGGGAACACCGAAAGCTATCTGTCCACCGATGGGGAGATCTCGATGCTACTGTTGGTGACCCGAATTCCATACCAGCCGGCCCAGAACAGAGTATCCTTTCCTCCATGAATGAATCGGATGTACCGCACACCTGGTCCATAATTCTTGAACACATGAGTCATCTGAAACATGGAAGAGGATCATTGAAGAGACCATATTTTCATGTTCAATTGTAATTAGTATGCTTTGTTTAATTGGGAACAATCtgttttgtatatacagttgaagtcagaagtttacatacaccttagccaaatatatttaaactcagtttttcacaattcctgacatttaatcctagaaaaaatgccctgtcttaggtcagttaggatcaccactttattttaagaatgtgaaatgtcagaataatagtagagaattatttatttcagcttttaatttctttcatcacattcccagtgggtcagaagtttacatacactcaattagtatttggttgcattgcctttaaattgtttaacttgggtcaaacatttctggtagccttccacaagcttcccacaataaattgggtgaattttggcccattcctcctgacagagctggtgtaacagtcaggtttgtaggcctccttgctcgcacgcgctttttcagttctgcccacaaatttttataaggattgagatcagggctttgtgatggccactccaataccttgactttgttgtccttaagccattttgccacaactttggaagtatgcttggggtcattgtccatttggaagacccatttgcgaccaagctttaccttcctgactgatgtcttgagatgttgcttcaatatatccacatcatttt contains:
- the LOC111966618 gene encoding cell division control protein 42 homolog isoform X1, translated to MQTIKCVVVGDGAVGKTCLLISYTTNKFPSEYVPTVFDNYAVTVMIGGEPYTLGLFDTAGQEDYDRLRPLSYPQTDVFLVCFSSVSPSSFENVKEKWVPEITHHCPKTPFLLVGTQIDLRDDPSTVEKLAKNKQKPISPETAEKLARDLKAVKYVECSALTQKGLKNVFDEAILAALEPPEPKKRRKCVLL